Proteins encoded by one window of Astatotilapia calliptera chromosome 13, fAstCal1.2, whole genome shotgun sequence:
- the wapla gene encoding wings apart-like protein homolog isoform X6, which produces MTSRFGKTYNRKGGEANSKFEEVFSNKKPTLTTKWGETTYKAQLGAKRPLLKPDVSEVPKRPRLEDSDSEEDPFGFDSDEESKTVTSHNVSQAKVAEGEVMKTTTVQSTGTAAVVTYAQSSACSTATFTSKQKTEEKVGKNNQPWYKSESQSSQKPAWGTSLSSTVLSDDQNFSQRSTSSSPNIDTSVKLFTDVPGGSRDFQSSSSCDGLLSDEMKGAEVEPSAEAPPEPVDNIPASPFTLRASNCKKYQRPGRPDKSSSELAESNSNKSTDGASAQDKPNSALSAGASSTAASAKTAAKPVGRGGGRVRDYTVLHPSCLSVCNVTIQDSMERSIDELVSLAPPADLGEAGQMKKKSDTPPPKPTRFRPTQTKTKKTKTETKLEFFGFEDKEDQEGEEGSEAGKSSYKIKYFGFDDLSESDSDDESSQAKEKKARKAAAALAALSSSVDSPHTSDSQDSHASSNTADAFDFSDDSSPGGTEGQKARSGKPSDKSKDVGSGLKKIFSGPKKSPAKAVYNARHWNQPEPEEMPVPPVSRSQTAPAILSSSSKDSNSHKDDGLFKAPPPPPKVIKSETIPTRLNQDIVTALKCRKEDKELYTVVQHVKHFNDVVEFGENQEFTDDFEYLETGLKSSQPLNTRCLSIISLATRCAMPSFRMHLRARGKVAQVFKMLNDAPQHPNLALCTAALMYILSRDRLNMDLDRACLELMIKLLELDQDYSGHQDQLTAKEMAKVKEKIRKLCETVHNKHLDLENITTGHLAMETLLSLTSKRAGDWFKEELRLLGGLDHIVDKVKECVDNLSQEDDKENLVASLWGAERCLRVLESVTVQNPENQSYLIAYKDSQLIVSSARALRYCEDMIQRYSRALNNTSLSSSAAALPHCSFTNVGKAVEDCMRAVIGVLLNLTHDNEWGSTKTGEQDQLIVTALNCVLQVPRYIPQEQRFDVRVLGLGLLINLVEYSSRNRHCLVDMEYNVDDTCLEDSLMQPADPTQSDTLAESAETQADTADKPKSCGALAALVKLFLERERAAILAEAKTDDLISEAPKPALDQSGEWQETSGEIQWVASETNDSQPEKKEEEDEELDLNKALQHAGKHMEDSIVASYTALLLGCLCQGSQINVTTVRENLPKGDFSIMTEMLKKFLSFMNLT; this is translated from the exons ATGACATCCAGATTCGGCAAAACGTACAACCGCAAAGGTGGGGAGGCTAACTCGAAATTTGAGGAGGTCTTTTCCAATAAAAAGCCCACTCTGACCACCAAATGGGGGGAGACCACCTACAAGGCTCAGCTCGGAGCCAAACGGCCTTTGTTAAAACCTGACGTTTCTGAGGTCCCCAAAAGGCCCAGGCTTGAGGACAGTGATAGTGAGGAAGACCCGTTTGGCTTTGACAGTGATGAAGAGTCCAAGACTGTAACCTCCCACAACGTGTCGCAGGCAAAAGTTGCTGAAGGGGAGGTGATGAAGACCACCACAGTGCAAAGCACTGGGACAGCCGCTGTTGTGACTTATGCACAGTCCTCTGCATGTTCAACAGCCACATTCACGA gcaaacaaaaaacagaggagaaagTAGGTAAAAATAACCAGCCGTGGTACAAAAGTGAATcacagagcagccagaaacCTGCATGGGGGACCTCTTTGTCAAGCACAGTCCTCTCTGATGATCAGAACTTCTCCCAGaggtccacctcctcctctcctaATATAGACACATCTGTTAAACTGTTCACTGATGTGCCAGGTGGTAGCAGGGACTTCCAATCCTCATCTTCTTGTGATGGCTTGCTGTCAGATGAAATGAAAGGTGCAGAGGTGGAGCCTTCAGCGGAGGCCCCACCAGAGCCAGTGGACAATATTCCCGCTTCCCCATTTACCCTGAGGGCCTCAAATTGCAAAAAATACCAGCGGCCAGGCCGTCCTGACAAATCATCATCTGAACTTGCAGAAAGTAACAGCAACAAGTCCACTGATGGTGCAAGTGCCCAAGATAAGCCCAACAGTGCCCTTTCTGCTGGTGCAAGTAGTACTGCTGCCAGTGCTAAAACAGCAGCCAAGCCTGTGGGAAGGGGTGGTGGGAGGGTACGGGACTACACGGTTCTCCACCCTTCCTGCCTGTCAGTGTGCAATGTCACCATCCAGGACTCAATGGAGCGGAGCATTGACGAACTAGTCAGCCTCGCTCCCCCAGCTGACCTTGGAGAAGCAGGGCAGATGAAGAAGAAATCAGATACACCACCACCCAAACCTACTAG GTTcagacccacacagacaaagaccaagaagaccaagaccgagaccaagCTAGAGTTCTTTGGCTTTGAGGACAAAGAGGaccaggagggggaggagggttcAGAAGCTGGCAAGAGTAGCTACAAGATCAAGTACTTTGGCTTTGATGACCTGAGTGAGAGTGACAGTGATGATGAGAGCTCCCAAGCCAAAGAAAAGAAGGCCAGGAAGGCAGCCGCAGCCTTAGCTGCTTTGAGCTCCAGCGTGGATAGCCCTCATACCAGTGACTCTCAAGACAGTCATGCTAGCAGTAATACAG CAGATGCCTTTGACTTTTCCGATGACTCAAGTCCTGGTGGTACCGAGGGCCAGAAAGCACGCTCAGGGAAGCCAAGTGACAAATCCAAGGACGTCGGCAGTGGACTGAAAAAGATTTTCAGTGGACCCAAAAAG TCTCCTGCTAAAGCTGTGTACAATGCTCGCCACTGGAACCAGCCCGAACCTGAAGAAATGCCTGTGCCTCCAGTCTCTCGATCTCAGACTGCTCCG GCTATTTTATCGAGCAGCAGCAAGGACAGCAACTCCCATAAAGATGACGGCTTGTTCAAAGCTCCTCCACCGCCACCCAAAGTCATTAAGTCAGAGACCATCCCCACACGACTCAACCAGGATATTGTCACAGCACTCAAATGCAGAAAAGAAGACAAGGAG CTGTATACTGTGGTGCAGCATGTGAAACACTTCAACGATGTGGTGGAGTTTGGAGAGAATCAAGAGTTCACAGATGATTTTGAGTACCTGGAGACGGGGCTCAAGAGTAGTCAGCCGCTCAACACAAGATGCCTTAG TATAATCAGCCTGGCCACACGGTGTGCCATGCCCAGTTTCAGGATGCACCTGAGGGCAAGAGGGAAAGTCGCACAGGTCTTCAAAATGCTCAACGATGCTCCACAACACCCG AACCTCGCTCTGTGCACGGCTGCACTGATGTACATTTTGAGCCGGGATCGTCTTAACATGGATCTGGACAGGGCATGTCTGGAGCTAATGATCAAGCTGCTGGAACTAGACCAGGACTACTCGGGTCACCAGGATCAGCTCACAGCAAAGGAGATGGCAAAGGTCAAAGAGAAGATCAGGAAACTGTGCGAGACTGTGCACAACAAGCACCTTGACTTAGAAAACATCACG ACAGGGCACCTTGCCATGGAGACACTTCTGTCGTTAACCTCCAAGAGAGCTGGTGATTGGTTCAAAGAGGAGCTCCGGCTACTGGGAGGCCTGGACCATATTGTTGACAAAG TGAAAGAGTGTGTTGACAACCTGAGCCAAGAGGATGACAAGGAGAACCTTGTAGCATCTTTATGGGGGGCTGAGAGGTGTCTGAGAGTGCTTGAAAGT GTTACAGTGCAGAACCCTGAAAATCAGAGTTACTTGATTGCCTACAAAGACTCTCAGCTTATTGTCTCCTCTGCCAG AGCTTTGCGATACTGTGAGGATATGATCCAGCGGTACAGCAGGGCATTAAACAACACCTCTCTGTCTTCATCGGCTGCTGCACTGCCTCACTGCAGCTTCACAAATGTGGGAAAGGCGGTGGAGGACTGTATGAGGGCTGTTATTGGAGTGCTGCTCAACCTTACCCATGACAATG AGTGGGGAAGCACTAAGACGGGTGAACAGGATCAGCTAATAGTGACTGCTCTAAATTGTGTCCTTCAAGTCCCACGCTACATCCCCCAGGAGCAGCGATTTGACGTGCGTGTGCTG GGTCTGGGTCTACTAATTAACCTTGTGGAGTACAGCTCCAGAAACCGCCACTGTCTGGTGGACATGGAGTACAATGTCGACGACACCTGTCTGGAAGACAGCCTCATGCAGCCTGCTGACCCAACGCAATCTGACACATTGGCAGAGTCAGCTGAGACTCAGGCAGATACGGCTGACAAGCCCAAGTCCTGCGGTGCTTTGGCTGCCCTGGTGAAG CTCTTCCTTGAGAGGGAGCGTGCTGCCATCCTGGCTGAGGCAAAGACTGACGACCTCATCAGTGAGGCCCCCAAACCGGCACTAGACCAAAGCGGAGAGTGGCAAGAGACATCAGGAGAGATCCAGTGGGTGGCATCCGAAACAAATGACAGCCAACCcgagaagaaagaagaggaggatgaagagttGGACTTAAATAAAG
- the wapla gene encoding wings apart-like protein homolog isoform X3, translating into MTSRFGKTYNRKGGEANSKFEEVFSNKKPTLTTKWGETTYKAQLGAKRPLLKPDVSEVPKRPRLEDSDSEEDPFGFDSDEESKTVTSHNVSQAKVAEGEVMKTTTVQSTGTAAVVTYAQSSACSTATFTSKQKTEEKVGKNNQPWYKSESQSSQKPAWGTSLSSTVLSDDQNFSQRSTSSSPNIDTSVKLFTDVPGGSRDFQSSSSCDGLLSDEMKGAEVEPSAEAPPEPVDNIPASPFTLRASNCKKYQRPGRPDKSSSELAESNSNKSTDGASAQDKPNSALSAGASSTAASAKTAAKPVGRGGGRVRDYTVLHPSCLSVCNVTIQDSMERSIDELVSLAPPADLGEAGQMKKKSDTPPPKPTRFRPTQTKTKKTKTETKLEFFGFEDKEDQEGEEGSEAGKSSYKIKYFGFDDLSESDSDDESSQAKEKKARKAAAALAALSSSVDSPHTSDSQDSHASSNTADAFDFSDDSSPGGTEGQKARSGKPSDKSKDVGSGLKKIFSGPKKSPAKAVYNARHWNQPEPEEMPVPPVSRSQTAPAILSSSSKDSNSHKDDGLFKAPPPPPKVIKSETIPTRLNQDIVTALKCRKEDKELYTVVQHVKHFNDVVEFGENQEFTDDFEYLETGLKSSQPLNTRCLSIISLATRCAMPSFRMHLRARGKVAQVFKMLNDAPQHPNLALCTAALMYILSRDRLNMDLDRACLELMIKLLELDQDYSGHQDQLTAKEMAKVKEKIRKLCETVHNKHLDLENITTGHLAMETLLSLTSKRAGDWFKEELRLLGGLDHIVDKVKECVDNLSQEDDKENLVASLWGAERCLRVLESVTVQNPENQSYLIAYKDSQLIVSSARALRYCEDMIQRYSRALNNTSLSSSAAALPHCSFTNVGKAVEDCMRAVIGVLLNLTHDNEWGSTKTGEQDQLIVTALNCVLQVPRYIPQEQRFDVRVLGLGLLINLVEYSSRNRHCLVDMEYNVDDTCLEDSLMQPADPTQSDTLAESAETQADTADKPKSCGALAALVKLFLERERAAILAEAKTDDLISEAPKPALDQSGEWQETSGEIQWVASETNDSQPEKKEEEDEELDLNKALQHAGKHMEDSIVASYTALLLGCLCQGSQINVTTVRENLPKGDFSIMTEMLKKFLSFMNLTTLTMIHLPPPDCS; encoded by the exons ATGACATCCAGATTCGGCAAAACGTACAACCGCAAAGGTGGGGAGGCTAACTCGAAATTTGAGGAGGTCTTTTCCAATAAAAAGCCCACTCTGACCACCAAATGGGGGGAGACCACCTACAAGGCTCAGCTCGGAGCCAAACGGCCTTTGTTAAAACCTGACGTTTCTGAGGTCCCCAAAAGGCCCAGGCTTGAGGACAGTGATAGTGAGGAAGACCCGTTTGGCTTTGACAGTGATGAAGAGTCCAAGACTGTAACCTCCCACAACGTGTCGCAGGCAAAAGTTGCTGAAGGGGAGGTGATGAAGACCACCACAGTGCAAAGCACTGGGACAGCCGCTGTTGTGACTTATGCACAGTCCTCTGCATGTTCAACAGCCACATTCACGA gcaaacaaaaaacagaggagaaagTAGGTAAAAATAACCAGCCGTGGTACAAAAGTGAATcacagagcagccagaaacCTGCATGGGGGACCTCTTTGTCAAGCACAGTCCTCTCTGATGATCAGAACTTCTCCCAGaggtccacctcctcctctcctaATATAGACACATCTGTTAAACTGTTCACTGATGTGCCAGGTGGTAGCAGGGACTTCCAATCCTCATCTTCTTGTGATGGCTTGCTGTCAGATGAAATGAAAGGTGCAGAGGTGGAGCCTTCAGCGGAGGCCCCACCAGAGCCAGTGGACAATATTCCCGCTTCCCCATTTACCCTGAGGGCCTCAAATTGCAAAAAATACCAGCGGCCAGGCCGTCCTGACAAATCATCATCTGAACTTGCAGAAAGTAACAGCAACAAGTCCACTGATGGTGCAAGTGCCCAAGATAAGCCCAACAGTGCCCTTTCTGCTGGTGCAAGTAGTACTGCTGCCAGTGCTAAAACAGCAGCCAAGCCTGTGGGAAGGGGTGGTGGGAGGGTACGGGACTACACGGTTCTCCACCCTTCCTGCCTGTCAGTGTGCAATGTCACCATCCAGGACTCAATGGAGCGGAGCATTGACGAACTAGTCAGCCTCGCTCCCCCAGCTGACCTTGGAGAAGCAGGGCAGATGAAGAAGAAATCAGATACACCACCACCCAAACCTACTAG GTTcagacccacacagacaaagaccaagaagaccaagaccgagaccaagCTAGAGTTCTTTGGCTTTGAGGACAAAGAGGaccaggagggggaggagggttcAGAAGCTGGCAAGAGTAGCTACAAGATCAAGTACTTTGGCTTTGATGACCTGAGTGAGAGTGACAGTGATGATGAGAGCTCCCAAGCCAAAGAAAAGAAGGCCAGGAAGGCAGCCGCAGCCTTAGCTGCTTTGAGCTCCAGCGTGGATAGCCCTCATACCAGTGACTCTCAAGACAGTCATGCTAGCAGTAATACAG CAGATGCCTTTGACTTTTCCGATGACTCAAGTCCTGGTGGTACCGAGGGCCAGAAAGCACGCTCAGGGAAGCCAAGTGACAAATCCAAGGACGTCGGCAGTGGACTGAAAAAGATTTTCAGTGGACCCAAAAAG TCTCCTGCTAAAGCTGTGTACAATGCTCGCCACTGGAACCAGCCCGAACCTGAAGAAATGCCTGTGCCTCCAGTCTCTCGATCTCAGACTGCTCCG GCTATTTTATCGAGCAGCAGCAAGGACAGCAACTCCCATAAAGATGACGGCTTGTTCAAAGCTCCTCCACCGCCACCCAAAGTCATTAAGTCAGAGACCATCCCCACACGACTCAACCAGGATATTGTCACAGCACTCAAATGCAGAAAAGAAGACAAGGAG CTGTATACTGTGGTGCAGCATGTGAAACACTTCAACGATGTGGTGGAGTTTGGAGAGAATCAAGAGTTCACAGATGATTTTGAGTACCTGGAGACGGGGCTCAAGAGTAGTCAGCCGCTCAACACAAGATGCCTTAG TATAATCAGCCTGGCCACACGGTGTGCCATGCCCAGTTTCAGGATGCACCTGAGGGCAAGAGGGAAAGTCGCACAGGTCTTCAAAATGCTCAACGATGCTCCACAACACCCG AACCTCGCTCTGTGCACGGCTGCACTGATGTACATTTTGAGCCGGGATCGTCTTAACATGGATCTGGACAGGGCATGTCTGGAGCTAATGATCAAGCTGCTGGAACTAGACCAGGACTACTCGGGTCACCAGGATCAGCTCACAGCAAAGGAGATGGCAAAGGTCAAAGAGAAGATCAGGAAACTGTGCGAGACTGTGCACAACAAGCACCTTGACTTAGAAAACATCACG ACAGGGCACCTTGCCATGGAGACACTTCTGTCGTTAACCTCCAAGAGAGCTGGTGATTGGTTCAAAGAGGAGCTCCGGCTACTGGGAGGCCTGGACCATATTGTTGACAAAG TGAAAGAGTGTGTTGACAACCTGAGCCAAGAGGATGACAAGGAGAACCTTGTAGCATCTTTATGGGGGGCTGAGAGGTGTCTGAGAGTGCTTGAAAGT GTTACAGTGCAGAACCCTGAAAATCAGAGTTACTTGATTGCCTACAAAGACTCTCAGCTTATTGTCTCCTCTGCCAG AGCTTTGCGATACTGTGAGGATATGATCCAGCGGTACAGCAGGGCATTAAACAACACCTCTCTGTCTTCATCGGCTGCTGCACTGCCTCACTGCAGCTTCACAAATGTGGGAAAGGCGGTGGAGGACTGTATGAGGGCTGTTATTGGAGTGCTGCTCAACCTTACCCATGACAATG AGTGGGGAAGCACTAAGACGGGTGAACAGGATCAGCTAATAGTGACTGCTCTAAATTGTGTCCTTCAAGTCCCACGCTACATCCCCCAGGAGCAGCGATTTGACGTGCGTGTGCTG GGTCTGGGTCTACTAATTAACCTTGTGGAGTACAGCTCCAGAAACCGCCACTGTCTGGTGGACATGGAGTACAATGTCGACGACACCTGTCTGGAAGACAGCCTCATGCAGCCTGCTGACCCAACGCAATCTGACACATTGGCAGAGTCAGCTGAGACTCAGGCAGATACGGCTGACAAGCCCAAGTCCTGCGGTGCTTTGGCTGCCCTGGTGAAG CTCTTCCTTGAGAGGGAGCGTGCTGCCATCCTGGCTGAGGCAAAGACTGACGACCTCATCAGTGAGGCCCCCAAACCGGCACTAGACCAAAGCGGAGAGTGGCAAGAGACATCAGGAGAGATCCAGTGGGTGGCATCCGAAACAAATGACAGCCAACCcgagaagaaagaagaggaggatgaagagttGGACTTAAATAAAG
- the wapla gene encoding wings apart-like protein homolog isoform X4, whose product MTSRFGKTYNRKGGEANSKFEEVFSNKKPTLTTKWGETTYKAQLGAKRPLLKPDVSEVPKRPRLEDSDSEEDPFGFDSDEESKTVTSHNVSQAKVAEGEVMKTTTVQSTGTAAVVTYAQSSACSTATFTSKQKTEEKVGKNNQPWYKSESQSSQKPAWGTSLSSTVLSDDQNFSQRSTSSSPNIDTSVKLFTDVPGGSRDFQSSSSCDGLLSDEMKGAEVEPSAEAPPEPVDNIPASPFTLRASNCKKYQRPGRPDKSSSELAESNSNKSTDGASAQDKPNSALSAGASSTAASAKTAAKPVGRGGGRVRDYTVLHPSCLSVCNVTIQDSMERSIDELVSLAPPADLGEAGQMKKKSDTPPPKPTRFRPTQTKTKKTKTETKLEFFGFEDKEDQEGEEGSEAGKSSYKIKYFGFDDLSESDSDDESSQAKEKKARKAAAALAALSSSVDSPHTSDSQDSHASSNTADAFDFSDDSSPGGTEGQKARSGKPSDKSKDVGSGLKKIFSGPKKSPAKAVYNARHWNQPEPEEMPVPPVSRSQTAPAILSSSSKDSNSHKDDGLFKAPPPPPKVIKSETIPTRLNQDIVTALKCRKEDKELYTVVQHVKHFNDVVEFGENQEFTDDFEYLETGLKSSQPLNTRCLSIISLATRCAMPSFRMHLRARGKVAQVFKMLNDAPQHPNLALCTAALMYILSRDRLNMDLDRACLELMIKLLELDQDYSGHQDQLTAKEMAKVKEKIRKLCETVHNKHLDLENITTGHLAMETLLSLTSKRAGDWFKEELRLLGGLDHIVDKVKECVDNLSQEDDKENLVASLWGAERCLRVLESVTVQNPENQSYLIAYKDSQLIVSSARALRYCEDMIQRYSRALNNTSLSSSAAALPHCSFTNVGKAVEDCMRAVIGVLLNLTHDNEWGSTKTGEQDQLIVTALNCVLQVPRYIPQEQRFDVRVLGLGLLINLVEYSSRNRHCLVDMEYNVDDTCLEDSLMQPADPTQSDTLAESAETQADTADKPKSCGALAALVKLFLERERAAILAEAKTDDLISEAPKPALDQSGEWQETSGEIQWVASETNDSQPEKKEEEDEELDLNKALQHAGKHMEDSIVASYTALLLGCLCQGSQINVTTVRENLPKGDFSIMTEMLKKFLSFMNLTI is encoded by the exons ATGACATCCAGATTCGGCAAAACGTACAACCGCAAAGGTGGGGAGGCTAACTCGAAATTTGAGGAGGTCTTTTCCAATAAAAAGCCCACTCTGACCACCAAATGGGGGGAGACCACCTACAAGGCTCAGCTCGGAGCCAAACGGCCTTTGTTAAAACCTGACGTTTCTGAGGTCCCCAAAAGGCCCAGGCTTGAGGACAGTGATAGTGAGGAAGACCCGTTTGGCTTTGACAGTGATGAAGAGTCCAAGACTGTAACCTCCCACAACGTGTCGCAGGCAAAAGTTGCTGAAGGGGAGGTGATGAAGACCACCACAGTGCAAAGCACTGGGACAGCCGCTGTTGTGACTTATGCACAGTCCTCTGCATGTTCAACAGCCACATTCACGA gcaaacaaaaaacagaggagaaagTAGGTAAAAATAACCAGCCGTGGTACAAAAGTGAATcacagagcagccagaaacCTGCATGGGGGACCTCTTTGTCAAGCACAGTCCTCTCTGATGATCAGAACTTCTCCCAGaggtccacctcctcctctcctaATATAGACACATCTGTTAAACTGTTCACTGATGTGCCAGGTGGTAGCAGGGACTTCCAATCCTCATCTTCTTGTGATGGCTTGCTGTCAGATGAAATGAAAGGTGCAGAGGTGGAGCCTTCAGCGGAGGCCCCACCAGAGCCAGTGGACAATATTCCCGCTTCCCCATTTACCCTGAGGGCCTCAAATTGCAAAAAATACCAGCGGCCAGGCCGTCCTGACAAATCATCATCTGAACTTGCAGAAAGTAACAGCAACAAGTCCACTGATGGTGCAAGTGCCCAAGATAAGCCCAACAGTGCCCTTTCTGCTGGTGCAAGTAGTACTGCTGCCAGTGCTAAAACAGCAGCCAAGCCTGTGGGAAGGGGTGGTGGGAGGGTACGGGACTACACGGTTCTCCACCCTTCCTGCCTGTCAGTGTGCAATGTCACCATCCAGGACTCAATGGAGCGGAGCATTGACGAACTAGTCAGCCTCGCTCCCCCAGCTGACCTTGGAGAAGCAGGGCAGATGAAGAAGAAATCAGATACACCACCACCCAAACCTACTAG GTTcagacccacacagacaaagaccaagaagaccaagaccgagaccaagCTAGAGTTCTTTGGCTTTGAGGACAAAGAGGaccaggagggggaggagggttcAGAAGCTGGCAAGAGTAGCTACAAGATCAAGTACTTTGGCTTTGATGACCTGAGTGAGAGTGACAGTGATGATGAGAGCTCCCAAGCCAAAGAAAAGAAGGCCAGGAAGGCAGCCGCAGCCTTAGCTGCTTTGAGCTCCAGCGTGGATAGCCCTCATACCAGTGACTCTCAAGACAGTCATGCTAGCAGTAATACAG CAGATGCCTTTGACTTTTCCGATGACTCAAGTCCTGGTGGTACCGAGGGCCAGAAAGCACGCTCAGGGAAGCCAAGTGACAAATCCAAGGACGTCGGCAGTGGACTGAAAAAGATTTTCAGTGGACCCAAAAAG TCTCCTGCTAAAGCTGTGTACAATGCTCGCCACTGGAACCAGCCCGAACCTGAAGAAATGCCTGTGCCTCCAGTCTCTCGATCTCAGACTGCTCCG GCTATTTTATCGAGCAGCAGCAAGGACAGCAACTCCCATAAAGATGACGGCTTGTTCAAAGCTCCTCCACCGCCACCCAAAGTCATTAAGTCAGAGACCATCCCCACACGACTCAACCAGGATATTGTCACAGCACTCAAATGCAGAAAAGAAGACAAGGAG CTGTATACTGTGGTGCAGCATGTGAAACACTTCAACGATGTGGTGGAGTTTGGAGAGAATCAAGAGTTCACAGATGATTTTGAGTACCTGGAGACGGGGCTCAAGAGTAGTCAGCCGCTCAACACAAGATGCCTTAG TATAATCAGCCTGGCCACACGGTGTGCCATGCCCAGTTTCAGGATGCACCTGAGGGCAAGAGGGAAAGTCGCACAGGTCTTCAAAATGCTCAACGATGCTCCACAACACCCG AACCTCGCTCTGTGCACGGCTGCACTGATGTACATTTTGAGCCGGGATCGTCTTAACATGGATCTGGACAGGGCATGTCTGGAGCTAATGATCAAGCTGCTGGAACTAGACCAGGACTACTCGGGTCACCAGGATCAGCTCACAGCAAAGGAGATGGCAAAGGTCAAAGAGAAGATCAGGAAACTGTGCGAGACTGTGCACAACAAGCACCTTGACTTAGAAAACATCACG ACAGGGCACCTTGCCATGGAGACACTTCTGTCGTTAACCTCCAAGAGAGCTGGTGATTGGTTCAAAGAGGAGCTCCGGCTACTGGGAGGCCTGGACCATATTGTTGACAAAG TGAAAGAGTGTGTTGACAACCTGAGCCAAGAGGATGACAAGGAGAACCTTGTAGCATCTTTATGGGGGGCTGAGAGGTGTCTGAGAGTGCTTGAAAGT GTTACAGTGCAGAACCCTGAAAATCAGAGTTACTTGATTGCCTACAAAGACTCTCAGCTTATTGTCTCCTCTGCCAG AGCTTTGCGATACTGTGAGGATATGATCCAGCGGTACAGCAGGGCATTAAACAACACCTCTCTGTCTTCATCGGCTGCTGCACTGCCTCACTGCAGCTTCACAAATGTGGGAAAGGCGGTGGAGGACTGTATGAGGGCTGTTATTGGAGTGCTGCTCAACCTTACCCATGACAATG AGTGGGGAAGCACTAAGACGGGTGAACAGGATCAGCTAATAGTGACTGCTCTAAATTGTGTCCTTCAAGTCCCACGCTACATCCCCCAGGAGCAGCGATTTGACGTGCGTGTGCTG GGTCTGGGTCTACTAATTAACCTTGTGGAGTACAGCTCCAGAAACCGCCACTGTCTGGTGGACATGGAGTACAATGTCGACGACACCTGTCTGGAAGACAGCCTCATGCAGCCTGCTGACCCAACGCAATCTGACACATTGGCAGAGTCAGCTGAGACTCAGGCAGATACGGCTGACAAGCCCAAGTCCTGCGGTGCTTTGGCTGCCCTGGTGAAG CTCTTCCTTGAGAGGGAGCGTGCTGCCATCCTGGCTGAGGCAAAGACTGACGACCTCATCAGTGAGGCCCCCAAACCGGCACTAGACCAAAGCGGAGAGTGGCAAGAGACATCAGGAGAGATCCAGTGGGTGGCATCCGAAACAAATGACAGCCAACCcgagaagaaagaagaggaggatgaagagttGGACTTAAATAAAG